GTATCATATCAAGCAGTATCAAAGTGGGAAACCGGTATTTCAAGCCCAGATTTATCGCTTATTGCCCCACTTACGAAACTACTTCATGTAACATCCGATGAGCTATTGGGGTTAAATGTACAAAAGCAAGATATGCGAAAGTTGGAACTTGAAGAAAAATATGAAGAAACATGGAAAACCGGTGATCTTGATGAACGATGCAAAATTGCCGGAATCGCAGTAAACGAGTATCCTGGAGACATGAAATATCTTGATTGGTATGCATGGGCGATAGCAATGCGTTCATT
The sequence above is a segment of the Oscillospiraceae bacterium genome. Coding sequences within it:
- a CDS encoding helix-turn-helix transcriptional regulator, with protein sequence MTIGEKIKELRKKNDLTQEKLADYLCVSYQAVSKWETGISSPDLSLIAPLTKLLHVTSDELLGLNVQKQDMRKLELEEKYEETWKTGDLDERCKIAGIAVNEYPGDMKYLDWYAWAIAMRSFVFKDDETYSAEQEKAIKMFSIVIDNTTDEKIKASAIQGISQYLNFRGRKDEALKYAELYPENYSVSNVY